Part of the Listeria innocua genome is shown below.
GTATTTGCTGGTATCGCTGGTAACTTAGTTGGTTCACTGATTGCTTACTACATTGGTAAATTCGGTGGTAGAGCTTTAGTATTGAAATTCGGAAAGTATATATTCTTAAATGTGAAGCACTTGGATAAAGCAGAATTATGGTTTGGTCGATACGGCGCAAGAGCTGTATTTTTCGGCCGTGTTTTGCCAGTTATCCGAACATTTATCTCTTTACCAGCTGGAATTGCCAAAATGAATGTCTGGAAATTTGTTATATATACGATTTTAGGCTGCATTCCGTGGAATATTTTTCTGACATGGCTCGGTTATTCATTAGGTTCCAATTGGAGCGTTGTGGAAAAATATACACGACCAATTAGCTATTTAATGTTAGCTCTAGTAGTTGCAATTGTTGTCTACCTTGCTTACAAAGTATGGAATAAACGCGCTAGAAACGCAAAATAAAAAGCATGTCTTGACAGTTTTTGTCAGGACATGCTTTTTTTATATTATTCTTCGTCTTCGTCAGCTAGGAAAGTTGCAAGTATTTCTTCAATCATATCCCACTCTTCGTCTGTTTCAACAGGTTTAAGTTGACCTTGTTTACCTTCTTCATCTTGAATGTAACTAGATGCAAGAATTTCGATTTCTTCGTCTTCCCCTTTTCCTGCTGGGAAATATAATACGTAAGATTTGTCAAAGTCTTCGGAATCAAAGTCAAAAAGAATTTCGTAAGCTTCTTCTTTTCCTTCTTCATTT
Proteins encoded:
- a CDS encoding DUF1292 domain-containing protein — translated: MAEEHNHNHEEENIIWITNEEGKEEAYEILFDFDSEDFDKSYVLYFPAGKGEDEEIEILASSYIQDEEGKQGQLKPVETDEEWDMIEEILATFLADEDEE
- a CDS encoding DedA family protein produces the protein MLHTLIQSLQDFTMWLVDSLGHWGIFLGMLIESVCIPLPSEVIMLFGGFMAEAGKLNFWLVVFAGIAGNLVGSLIAYYIGKFGGRALVLKFGKYIFLNVKHLDKAELWFGRYGARAVFFGRVLPVIRTFISLPAGIAKMNVWKFVIYTILGCIPWNIFLTWLGYSLGSNWSVVEKYTRPISYLMLALVVAIVVYLAYKVWNKRARNAK